The following proteins are co-located in the Thermus thermophilus HB8 genome:
- a CDS encoding type II toxin-antitoxin system HicB family antitoxin, with the protein MDGMGTLTRYLEEAMARARYELIADEEPYYGEIPDLPGVWATGKSLKECEANLQAALEDWLLFLLSRGETPPPLGEVRIELPHGEAA; encoded by the coding sequence ATGGACGGGATGGGCACCCTGACCCGCTACCTTGAGGAGGCCATGGCCCGGGCCCGCTACGAGCTCATCGCCGATGAGGAGCCCTATTATGGGGAGATCCCCGACCTCCCCGGGGTCTGGGCCACGGGGAAGAGCTTAAAGGAGTGCGAGGCCAACCTGCAGGCGGCCCTGGAGGACTGGCTTCTCTTTCTGCTCTCCCGGGGTGAGACCCCCCCGCCCTTGGGCGAGGTTCGCATTGAGCTACCCCATGGCGAGGCGGCTTAG
- a CDS encoding N-acetyltransferase, translating into MRGLSLSPVVLPEVRREAGVELRKARLEDVDAIYWLIRYWAEKGLMLVRSHSHLYENIRDFWVLEDEDGQIVGTVALHVLWRDLAEIRGLAVHPTRQGQGLGRWLVLGAEREARDLGLPRVFAWTLQVNFFRALGYRVTSREALPPKVWSECNACPFYENCREIAVVKEFSPGASGG; encoded by the coding sequence GTGAGGGGGCTTTCCCTTTCCCCGGTGGTTCTCCCCGAGGTGCGGCGCGAGGCGGGGGTGGAGCTTAGGAAGGCGCGGCTAGAGGACGTGGACGCCATCTACTGGCTCATCCGCTACTGGGCGGAGAAGGGCCTGATGCTGGTGCGGAGCCACAGCCACCTCTACGAGAACATCCGGGACTTCTGGGTCCTCGAGGACGAGGACGGCCAGATCGTGGGCACCGTGGCCCTCCACGTCCTCTGGCGGGACCTTGCCGAGATTCGCGGCCTCGCCGTGCACCCCACAAGGCAGGGCCAGGGCCTGGGCCGCTGGCTCGTCCTGGGGGCGGAGCGGGAGGCGCGGGATTTGGGGCTTCCCCGGGTCTTCGCCTGGACCTTACAGGTGAACTTCTTCCGCGCCCTCGGCTACCGGGTCACGAGCCGGGAGGCCCTTCCCCCCAAGGTCTGGAGCGAGTGCAACGCCTGCCCCTTCTACGAGAACTGCCGTGAGATCGCCGTCGTCAAGGAGTTTTCCCCAGGGGCTTCCGGGGGCTAG
- the argH gene encoding argininosuccinate lyase — protein sequence MAHRTWGGRFGEGPDALAARFNASLAFDRALWREDLWQNRVHARMLHAVGLLSAEELEAILKGLDRIEEEIEAGTFPWREELEDVHMNLEARLTELVGPPGGKLHTARSRNDQVATDLRLYLRGAIDELLALLLALRRVLVREAEKHLDPLYVLPGYTHLQRAQPVLLAHWFLAYYEMLKRDAGRLEDAKERLNESPLGAAALAGTGFPIDRHFTARELGFKAPMRNSLDAVASRDFALEVLSALNIGMLHLSRMAEELILYSTEEFGFVEVPDAFATGSSIMPQKKNPDILELIRAKAGRVLGAFVGLSAVVKGLPLAYNKDLQEDKEPLLDALATYRDSLRLLAALLPGLKWRRERMWRAAEGGYTLATELADYLAEKGLPFREAHHVVGRLVRRLVEEGRALKDLTLEELQAHHPLFAEDALPLLRLETAIHRRRSYGGTAPEAVRERLEEAKKEVGLD from the coding sequence ATGGCGCATAGGACCTGGGGAGGCCGCTTCGGGGAGGGGCCGGATGCCCTTGCGGCCCGCTTCAACGCCTCCCTTGCCTTTGACCGGGCCCTTTGGCGGGAGGACCTCTGGCAGAACCGGGTCCACGCCCGCATGCTTCACGCCGTGGGCCTCCTGAGCGCGGAGGAGCTTGAGGCCATCCTCAAGGGGCTGGACCGGATAGAGGAGGAGATTGAGGCGGGCACCTTCCCCTGGCGGGAGGAGCTTGAGGACGTCCACATGAACCTCGAGGCCCGCCTTACCGAGCTCGTCGGCCCCCCGGGGGGCAAGCTCCACACCGCCCGTAGCCGCAACGACCAGGTGGCCACGGACCTGAGGCTTTACCTGCGGGGGGCCATAGACGAGCTCCTGGCCCTTCTCCTTGCGCTCCGGCGGGTCCTGGTGCGGGAGGCCGAGAAGCACCTGGACCCCCTTTATGTCCTTCCCGGCTACACCCACCTGCAGCGGGCCCAGCCCGTGCTCCTTGCCCACTGGTTCCTCGCCTACTACGAGATGCTTAAGCGGGACGCAGGGCGCCTGGAGGACGCCAAAGAGCGCCTCAACGAAAGCCCCCTGGGGGCGGCGGCCCTCGCGGGGACGGGCTTCCCCATAGACCGCCACTTCACCGCCAGGGAGCTTGGCTTCAAGGCCCCCATGCGGAACTCCCTGGACGCGGTGGCCTCCCGGGACTTCGCCCTGGAGGTCCTTTCCGCCTTGAACATCGGCATGCTCCACCTCTCCCGCATGGCGGAGGAGCTCATCCTCTACAGCACCGAGGAGTTCGGCTTCGTGGAGGTGCCCGACGCCTTCGCCACCGGGTCTTCCATCATGCCCCAGAAGAAGAACCCGGACATCCTGGAGCTCATCCGCGCCAAGGCGGGAAGGGTGCTCGGGGCCTTTGTGGGGCTTTCCGCGGTGGTGAAGGGCCTTCCCCTCGCCTACAACAAGGACCTCCAGGAGGACAAGGAGCCCCTTTTGGACGCCCTCGCCACCTACAGGGATAGCCTCAGGCTCCTCGCCGCCCTCCTCCCCGGGCTCAAGTGGCGCCGGGAGAGGATGTGGCGGGCGGCGGAGGGGGGCTACACCCTCGCCACGGAGCTCGCCGACTATCTGGCGGAAAAGGGGCTTCCCTTCCGGGAGGCCCACCACGTGGTGGGGAGGCTCGTGCGAAGGCTTGTGGAGGAGGGGCGGGCCCTTAAGGACCTCACCTTGGAAGAACTCCAGGCCCACCACCCCCTCTTCGCCGAGGACGCCCTTCCCCTCCTCCGCCTGGAGACCGCCATCCATAGGCGCCGCTCCTATGGCGGCACGGCCCCGGAGGCGGTGCGGGAGAGGCTAGAGGAGGCCAAGAAGGAGGTGGGGCTTGACTGA
- a CDS encoding argininosuccinate synthase, producing the protein MKIVLAYSGGLDTSIILKWLKETYRAEVIAFTADIGQGEEVEEAREKALRTGASKAIALDLKEEFVRDFVFPMMRAGAVYEGYYLLGTSIARPLIAKHLVRIAEEEGAEAIAHGATGKGNDQVRFELTAYALKPDIKVIAPWREWSFQGRKEMIAYAEAHGIPVPVTQEKPYSMDANLLHISYEGGVLEDPWAEPPKGMFRMTQDPEEAPDAPEYVEVEFFEGDPVAVNGERLSPAALLQRLNEIGGRHGVGRVDIVENRFVGMKSRGVYETPGGTILYHARRAVESLTLDREVLHQRDMLSPKYAELVYYGFWYAPEREALQAYFDHVARSVTGVARLKLYKGNVYVVGRKAPKSLYRQDLVSFDEAGGYDQKDAEGFIKIQALRLRVRALVEREGHGA; encoded by the coding sequence ATGAAGATCGTCTTGGCCTACTCCGGCGGACTGGACACCAGCATCATCCTCAAGTGGCTCAAGGAGACCTATCGGGCCGAGGTCATCGCCTTCACCGCGGACATCGGCCAGGGGGAGGAGGTGGAGGAGGCCCGGGAGAAGGCGCTGAGGACGGGCGCTTCCAAGGCCATCGCCCTGGACCTCAAGGAGGAGTTCGTCCGCGACTTCGTCTTCCCCATGATGCGGGCTGGCGCGGTGTACGAGGGCTACTACCTCCTCGGCACTTCCATCGCGAGGCCTTTGATCGCCAAGCACCTGGTGCGGATCGCCGAGGAGGAGGGGGCGGAGGCCATCGCCCACGGGGCCACGGGGAAGGGGAACGACCAGGTGCGCTTTGAGCTCACCGCCTACGCCCTGAAGCCCGACATCAAGGTCATCGCCCCCTGGCGGGAGTGGAGCTTCCAGGGCCGCAAGGAGATGATCGCCTACGCCGAGGCCCACGGCATTCCCGTCCCCGTGACCCAGGAGAAGCCTTACTCCATGGACGCCAACCTCTTGCATATTTCCTACGAGGGCGGGGTCCTCGAGGACCCCTGGGCCGAGCCCCCCAAGGGGATGTTCCGCATGACCCAAGACCCCGAGGAGGCTCCCGACGCCCCGGAGTACGTGGAGGTGGAGTTTTTTGAGGGCGATCCCGTGGCGGTGAACGGGGAGAGGCTTTCCCCGGCGGCCCTTCTGCAGAGGCTCAACGAGATCGGGGGGCGTCACGGGGTGGGCCGGGTGGACATCGTGGAGAACCGCTTTGTGGGCATGAAGTCCCGGGGGGTCTACGAGACCCCGGGGGGGACGATCCTCTACCACGCCAGGCGGGCGGTGGAAAGCCTCACCCTGGACCGGGAGGTCCTCCACCAAAGGGACATGCTCTCCCCCAAGTACGCCGAGCTCGTCTACTACGGCTTCTGGTACGCCCCGGAGCGGGAGGCCCTTCAGGCCTACTTTGACCACGTGGCGAGAAGCGTCACCGGCGTGGCCCGGCTCAAGCTCTACAAGGGGAACGTCTACGTGGTGGGAAGGAAGGCCCCGAAGAGCCTCTACCGCCAGGACCTGGTCTCCTTTGACGAGGCAGGGGGCTACGACCAGAAGGACGCCGAGGGCTTCATCAAGATCCAGGCCCTGCGCCTCCGGGTGCGGGCCCTTGTGGAGAGGGAGGGCCATGGCGCATAG
- a CDS encoding Ig-like domain-containing protein, translated as MRKALGLGLLLGALLLAGCGQDTVKPSVTITAPQNGATVNQDTLTVQGTAQDNVRVNRVTYQLNNGQEQEVPITPGTSVNFAFTLTLPQGQNTITVHAYDPSGNKGTASVQVTYDPQAVHTLSGYVVRENAGGPVASSTLKLYRGGALVATTTTASDGSFTFTNLAPGTYRLEAQKPGMAGSLVEGIRVPEMASITLVQKPAFDATATTTPPTLLITQDGNIPLEGGIFTDVIPFRVQVDTSKDYVRPMRYIYVALGRTPGSAFVTNSATWTRRIFTDTEDTGNQALSGSNVAGFGDADGENVYLEVVAYDFNENRSHYILPITFINTNPTQANTVQAPTQVAATAITLTQAVGFYGVKAPAKIQVPVAKGQVGELALDPMAVPEGSNLYVEVRWCYTDTSAPPFAFDIERSTDGANWVRVGTVGGGASSSCSSNPFNRPFYFRDASPDLTPGQTYHYRVVARGASSAESQPSSTTPLPPFFAPLLSPADESVGVSKTPDFVIGHPQLQIGADGAAYNLVLWDTLTGDGVAWQTLSGYNLYVEFGNGDNGIPAGEALVYGFHPAVNNFVIFTDTTDPNNPNLVPVDVAQGEVTLPYDFDGLAQLPELQALRTYAWQLYVSYAYKYNPGENYRISAYSIQTWPSSTSFIRISRTGTQVFDFTTGE; from the coding sequence ATGAGAAAAGCGTTAGGGCTCGGGCTTTTACTCGGCGCCCTCCTCCTGGCAGGCTGCGGCCAGGACACCGTCAAGCCCAGCGTCACCATCACCGCCCCCCAAAATGGCGCCACCGTCAACCAGGACACCCTCACCGTCCAAGGCACCGCCCAGGACAACGTCCGCGTAAACCGGGTCACCTACCAGCTCAACAACGGCCAGGAACAAGAGGTCCCCATCACCCCGGGAACCTCCGTCAACTTCGCCTTCACCCTCACCCTCCCACAAGGCCAAAACACCATCACCGTCCACGCCTACGACCCCTCCGGCAACAAGGGAACCGCTAGCGTCCAGGTCACCTACGACCCGCAAGCCGTCCACACCCTTTCGGGCTACGTGGTGAGGGAGAACGCTGGCGGTCCCGTGGCCTCGAGCACCCTCAAGCTTTATCGGGGAGGTGCCCTCGTCGCCACCACCACCACGGCAAGCGACGGCTCCTTCACCTTCACCAACCTGGCCCCTGGGACCTACCGCCTCGAGGCCCAAAAACCCGGGATGGCGGGGAGCCTCGTGGAGGGCATCCGGGTCCCGGAGATGGCCTCCATCACCCTCGTCCAGAAGCCCGCCTTTGACGCCACCGCCACCACCACCCCGCCCACCCTCCTCATCACCCAAGACGGGAACATCCCGCTGGAAGGGGGAATCTTCACCGACGTCATCCCCTTCCGCGTCCAGGTGGACACCTCCAAGGACTACGTACGCCCCATGCGCTACATTTACGTGGCCTTGGGCCGCACCCCAGGTTCGGCCTTCGTCACCAACTCCGCCACCTGGACGCGCCGCATCTTCACCGACACCGAGGACACCGGCAACCAGGCCCTGAGCGGATCCAACGTGGCGGGCTTTGGGGACGCGGATGGGGAAAACGTCTACCTGGAGGTGGTGGCCTACGACTTCAACGAAAACCGGAGCCACTACATCCTTCCCATCACCTTCATCAACACCAACCCCACCCAGGCCAACACCGTCCAGGCGCCCACCCAGGTGGCCGCCACCGCCATCACCCTCACCCAGGCCGTGGGCTTCTACGGCGTCAAGGCGCCCGCCAAGATCCAGGTTCCTGTGGCCAAGGGCCAAGTGGGCGAGCTTGCGCTGGATCCCATGGCCGTCCCCGAGGGAAGCAACCTCTACGTGGAGGTGCGCTGGTGCTACACCGACACCTCCGCCCCGCCGTTCGCCTTTGACATTGAGCGCTCCACCGACGGCGCCAACTGGGTCCGGGTGGGCACCGTGGGCGGTGGGGCCAGCTCCAGCTGTTCCAGCAACCCCTTCAACCGCCCCTTCTACTTCCGCGACGCCTCTCCCGACCTCACCCCCGGCCAGACCTACCACTACCGGGTGGTGGCCCGGGGCGCGAGTTCGGCCGAAAGCCAGCCCAGCTCCACCACACCCCTTCCGCCCTTCTTCGCCCCCCTCCTCTCCCCCGCCGACGAGAGCGTGGGCGTGTCCAAAACCCCGGACTTCGTGATCGGCCATCCCCAGCTTCAGATCGGAGCCGACGGCGCCGCCTACAACCTGGTCCTCTGGGACACCCTGACCGGGGACGGCGTGGCCTGGCAGACGCTTTCGGGCTACAACCTCTACGTGGAGTTTGGCAACGGAGATAACGGCATCCCCGCGGGAGAGGCCTTGGTCTATGGCTTCCATCCCGCCGTCAACAACTTCGTGATCTTCACCGACACCACCGACCCCAACAACCCCAACCTCGTCCCCGTGGACGTGGCCCAGGGCGAGGTCACCCTGCCCTACGACTTTGACGGCCTGGCCCAGCTTCCCGAGCTCCAAGCCCTCCGCACCTACGCCTGGCAGCTTTACGTGAGCTACGCCTACAAGTACAACCCCGGGGAAAACTACCGCATCTCGGCCTACAGCATCCAGACCTGGCCCAGCTCCACCTCCTTCATCCGCATCAGCCGCACGGGGACCCAGGTCTTTGATTTCACCACCGGTGAGTAA